In one window of Qipengyuania profundimaris DNA:
- the secB gene encoding protein-export chaperone SecB — protein MADEGDVLTDLNPDPAAGANGADNSPAVGLISQYVKDLSVENPNAPACFQWNEQPQLDVQFNIGSEPAGDDVHEVVLKVTATAKTGKGNLYLVDLEYCGLVGIRNLPDEHAHAFMFAEAPRLLFPFARRVIADAVRDAGFPPLVLDPIDFGGIYQQQLAQRAQEQGAGAPAPTGDA, from the coding sequence ATGGCCGACGAAGGCGACGTTCTCACCGACCTCAATCCCGATCCCGCAGCCGGCGCGAACGGTGCCGACAATTCGCCTGCCGTCGGGCTCATCTCGCAATATGTGAAAGACCTTTCGGTCGAGAACCCCAATGCGCCCGCGTGCTTCCAGTGGAACGAGCAGCCGCAGCTCGACGTGCAGTTCAACATCGGGTCCGAACCGGCCGGCGACGACGTGCATGAAGTGGTACTGAAGGTCACGGCCACGGCGAAGACGGGCAAGGGCAATCTCTACCTCGTCGATCTCGAATATTGCGGCCTCGTCGGCATTCGCAACTTGCCCGACGAGCACGCGCATGCCTTCATGTTTGCCGAGGCACCTCGCCTGCTGTTTCCCTTCGCCCGCCGCGTCATCGCCGATGCCGTGCGCGATGCCGGTTTCCCGCCGCTGGTGCTCGACCCGATCGATTTCGGCGGCATCTACCAGCAGCAGCTCGCCCAGCGGGCGCAGGAACAGGGCGCAGGCGCTCCGGCACCGACCGGCGACGCCTGA
- the murJ gene encoding murein biosynthesis integral membrane protein MurJ, translated as MSLLKHVGTIGGLTMVSRVAGMAREMIFARVLGANAVTDAWFQAFIIPNVFRRLFAEGAFSAAFVPMFSKRLHGDGGIEDARSFSDDVLSVFLPVLIALCAVMMLAMPWVITLLGDGDADPATFAMEVDFARIMFPYILLVSLVTLFTGMLNSVSRFAPGASFPILLNLILIAALIFGEYAMSSWGWTIEQVGYSQAWAVTIGGVVQLVWLYVWTRVEGFRPKLLWPRITPEVKRLSIIALPAAIGGGAYQINTLVQLYFLNQLDSGAISYMNYADRLNQLPLGIIGIALSTAILPTLSRFVGAKNKEGTDRIQSDAIELSMLLTIPAAVALAVCAVPFVTMIFQGGRFSLEQAELTGQVLGMLVLGLPAYVLVKVLVPNFYARSDTRTPVYAAFISLAVFVVLNFVLIADYGVVGVALASVVGAWINVAYLYIVLVRRGYYTIPLKLVGRIARQLVAAAAMGAALWFARDLLTGWYSAGLFQRIGALLVLVACSAIVYFGVAFAIGAIDKQRIAALTKKREP; from the coding sequence GTGAGCCTGCTCAAGCACGTCGGAACGATCGGCGGGCTGACCATGGTCAGCCGCGTCGCCGGCATGGCGCGCGAGATGATTTTCGCGCGCGTGCTCGGCGCGAATGCCGTCACCGACGCCTGGTTTCAGGCCTTCATCATTCCCAACGTCTTCCGCCGCCTGTTCGCGGAAGGCGCTTTCTCCGCCGCCTTCGTGCCGATGTTCTCCAAGCGGCTTCACGGGGACGGCGGGATCGAGGATGCGCGCAGTTTTTCCGACGACGTGCTCAGCGTCTTCCTGCCGGTGCTGATCGCCCTGTGTGCGGTGATGATGCTGGCCATGCCGTGGGTTATCACCCTGCTGGGCGATGGCGACGCCGATCCGGCGACCTTCGCGATGGAAGTCGATTTCGCGCGGATCATGTTCCCCTACATCCTGCTGGTCAGCTTGGTCACGCTGTTTACCGGCATGCTCAATTCGGTCAGTCGCTTCGCACCCGGCGCGAGTTTTCCGATCCTGCTGAACCTCATCCTGATCGCCGCGCTGATCTTCGGCGAATATGCCATGTCCAGCTGGGGCTGGACCATAGAGCAGGTCGGCTACAGCCAAGCTTGGGCGGTCACCATCGGCGGTGTGGTTCAGCTCGTCTGGCTTTACGTCTGGACGCGGGTGGAGGGCTTCCGCCCTAAGCTGCTGTGGCCGCGGATCACGCCGGAGGTGAAGCGTCTGTCGATCATTGCGCTCCCGGCGGCGATCGGCGGCGGGGCCTACCAGATCAATACGCTGGTGCAGCTCTACTTCCTCAACCAGCTGGATAGCGGCGCAATCAGCTACATGAATTATGCCGACCGGCTGAACCAGCTGCCGCTCGGCATCATCGGAATCGCGCTGTCGACTGCGATCCTGCCCACGCTCTCGCGCTTCGTCGGGGCGAAAAACAAGGAAGGCACCGATCGCATCCAGTCCGATGCGATCGAGCTGTCCATGCTTCTGACCATCCCGGCAGCCGTCGCGCTTGCGGTCTGCGCCGTGCCTTTCGTCACCATGATTTTCCAGGGAGGCCGGTTCAGCCTCGAACAGGCGGAGCTGACCGGGCAGGTGCTCGGCATGCTGGTGCTCGGCTTGCCGGCCTATGTGCTGGTAAAGGTGTTGGTGCCGAATTTCTACGCGCGGTCGGACACGCGCACCCCGGTCTATGCCGCGTTCATTTCGCTGGCGGTGTTCGTCGTCTTGAACTTCGTTCTGATCGCCGATTACGGCGTCGTCGGCGTCGCCCTCGCCAGCGTGGTGGGGGCGTGGATCAATGTCGCCTATCTCTACATCGTACTGGTGAGGCGCGGCTATTACACGATCCCGCTGAAGCTGGTCGGCCGCATCGCCCGGCAGCTCGTCGCCGCCGCCGCGATGGGCGCCGCCTTGTGGTTCGCGCGCGATTTGCTAACCGGCTGGTATTCCGCCGGCCTGTTCCAACGGATCGGCGCGCTGCTGGTGCTCGTCGCCTGCTCGGCCATCGTCTATTTCGGCGTCGCTTTCGCCATCGGCGCGATCGACAAGCAGCGCATCGCCGCCCTGACCAAGAAGAGAGAGCCCTGA
- the trpS gene encoding tryptophan--tRNA ligase: MRVVSGIQPTGKPHLGNYLGAIVNYVKLQDEAHAAGGECFIFLADLHAISQPHDPAELTQNTREMVATLVACGVDPSKAVLFNQAQVPAHAELQWLLNGTARMGWLNRMTQWKDKAGKNREGQSVALFTYPVLQAADVLLYQATHVPVGEDQKQHLELARDIAQKFNNDFCAEDAPLFTLPEPYIPPAAARIMSLRDGTAKMSKSDPSDMSRISLTDDADTIMKKVKKAKTDPEPLPDNEKDLEGRAEAQNLVGIYGALTGKNAAEVLGEFGGQGFGAFKPALGEVLVETLAPINARFLELKDDEEALDAILARGASQAREAGRDTLTAAYAALGLVR; this comes from the coding sequence ATGCGTGTAGTCTCCGGCATCCAGCCCACCGGAAAGCCGCATCTCGGCAATTACCTCGGCGCGATCGTCAATTATGTGAAGCTGCAGGACGAGGCGCATGCCGCAGGGGGCGAGTGCTTCATCTTCCTCGCCGATCTGCACGCGATTTCGCAGCCGCACGATCCGGCGGAGCTGACGCAGAACACGCGCGAGATGGTCGCAACGCTGGTCGCCTGCGGTGTCGATCCGTCCAAGGCCGTGCTTTTCAACCAGGCGCAGGTTCCCGCCCATGCCGAGCTGCAATGGCTGCTCAACGGCACGGCCCGCATGGGCTGGCTCAACCGCATGACGCAGTGGAAGGACAAGGCGGGCAAGAACCGCGAGGGGCAGTCGGTTGCGCTGTTCACCTATCCCGTGCTTCAGGCCGCCGACGTGCTGCTCTATCAGGCGACCCATGTGCCCGTGGGCGAGGACCAGAAGCAGCATCTGGAGCTGGCGCGCGACATCGCGCAGAAGTTCAACAACGACTTCTGTGCCGAGGATGCGCCGCTCTTTACCCTGCCCGAGCCTTATATCCCGCCCGCAGCGGCACGGATCATGAGCCTGCGTGACGGGACCGCGAAGATGAGCAAGTCCGATCCCTCCGACATGAGCCGTATCAGTCTGACCGACGACGCCGATACGATCATGAAGAAGGTCAAGAAAGCCAAGACCGATCCCGAGCCCCTGCCCGATAACGAGAAAGATCTCGAAGGCCGGGCCGAAGCGCAGAATCTCGTCGGCATTTACGGCGCGCTTACCGGCAAGAACGCGGCCGAGGTGCTGGGCGAATTCGGCGGACAGGGCTTCGGCGCGTTCAAGCCTGCGCTGGGCGAAGTGCTGGTCGAAACGCTGGCACCGATCAATGCGCGCTTCCTCGAGCTGAAGGACGACGAGGAAGCGCTCGACGCAATCCTTGCGCGCGGCGCTTCGCAAGCCCGCGAGGCCGGGCGCGACACGCTCACTGCCGCTTATGCGGCGCTCGGCCTGGTGCGCTAA
- a CDS encoding DUF4136 domain-containing protein, whose product MILAGLAACATPFNADVQRFQTQLPAPQGETFYVVADDPALAGGLEFAQYADLVEAQMNRLGYAEAPSAEAASLLVRFDYGVDNGRERVRSTGFRDPFYDPWYGYRDPFFRSRLSYYRPRHFGSRWGFGFYDPWFGGPEIRSYTVYTSGIDMKIDRAVDGQRLFEGKAQAMSTSNRLQYLVPNLVEAMFTDFPGNSGETVRISIKPEEKVVRRID is encoded by the coding sequence ATGATCCTTGCAGGCCTTGCCGCCTGCGCCACCCCGTTCAACGCGGATGTGCAGCGTTTCCAGACGCAGCTGCCCGCGCCGCAGGGCGAAACCTTCTATGTCGTCGCCGACGATCCGGCGCTGGCCGGTGGGCTCGAGTTCGCGCAATACGCCGATCTCGTCGAAGCGCAGATGAACCGCCTCGGCTATGCCGAAGCTCCGTCCGCCGAGGCTGCCAGCCTGCTTGTCCGCTTCGATTACGGTGTCGACAATGGCCGCGAGCGTGTGCGCTCGACCGGGTTCCGCGATCCGTTCTACGATCCGTGGTACGGCTATCGCGACCCGTTCTTCCGTTCGCGACTCTCCTATTACCGCCCGCGTCATTTCGGCAGCCGCTGGGGCTTCGGCTTCTACGATCCGTGGTTCGGCGGGCCGGAAATCCGCAGCTACACGGTCTACACCAGCGGTATCGACATGAAGATCGACCGCGCCGTTGATGGGCAGCGACTGTTCGAAGGCAAGGCGCAGGCCATGTCGACCTCGAACCGCCTCCAGTATCTCGTGCCGAACCTGGTCGAGGCGATGTTCACCGACTTCCCGGGCAATTCGGGCGAGACGGTGCGGATCTCGATCAAGCCGGAAGAGAAGGTCGTCCGCCGGATCGACTGA
- a CDS encoding winged helix-turn-helix domain-containing protein — MERQSDSVHFGDFELDLADRQLRRNGTPVELGSRYFDALALLVANAGSLVSKTRFMDEVWRGIPVTDEALTQCIRTLRRALGDDAGSPRYIQTVPKHGYRFLSEVALENAPESAARKSSIAGRVAGACTLSGTLAGMLGGAVYGALAGTGGGATIVVLAALVGALGTLAGAAIGLGMAAAIAWRGRGDPALIAGGIVGGVVAGALGSTLGRDGIGLLTGEALGRVTGIYEGLVLGAAAGLAGWLVLRDDASPAPRLASVAIMLGVVAGLIIDISGGRLLGGSLYALQQSLGDTQLRLESIGAAFGANTFGPTAHFATAIGEGAIFVLAIAAGLLVLKRR; from the coding sequence ATGGAGCGGCAATCGGACAGCGTGCATTTCGGCGATTTCGAGCTCGACCTGGCTGACCGACAATTGCGGCGAAATGGCACGCCGGTCGAGCTAGGCAGCCGCTATTTCGATGCGCTGGCATTGCTGGTCGCCAATGCCGGATCGCTGGTGTCGAAGACGCGTTTCATGGATGAGGTCTGGCGCGGTATTCCCGTTACCGACGAGGCGCTGACCCAATGCATTCGCACCCTGCGGCGCGCCTTGGGCGATGACGCCGGCAGCCCCCGCTATATCCAGACGGTGCCGAAGCACGGTTACCGTTTCCTCTCCGAAGTCGCGCTAGAAAACGCCCCGGAGTCGGCAGCGCGCAAATCCTCGATCGCCGGACGCGTCGCGGGGGCATGCACGCTCTCGGGAACACTCGCCGGAATGCTGGGCGGGGCCGTCTACGGTGCGCTCGCAGGCACCGGCGGCGGCGCGACGATCGTCGTTTTGGCGGCATTGGTCGGCGCGCTCGGGACGCTGGCCGGGGCCGCGATCGGCCTCGGCATGGCAGCCGCGATCGCATGGCGCGGTCGAGGCGATCCGGCCCTTATCGCGGGCGGGATTGTGGGGGGCGTTGTGGCTGGCGCTCTCGGCAGTACGTTGGGGCGCGACGGAATCGGCCTGCTGACCGGAGAGGCGCTTGGCCGGGTGACCGGGATTTACGAAGGCCTCGTCCTCGGCGCGGCTGCAGGGTTGGCCGGCTGGCTCGTGCTGCGCGACGACGCTTCGCCTGCACCGCGCCTCGCATCTGTCGCCATTATGCTCGGCGTCGTGGCTGGTTTAATTATCGACATCAGCGGCGGTCGCCTGCTCGGCGGCAGCCTCTATGCGCTCCAGCAAAGCCTCGGCGACACGCAGCTTCGCCTCGAAAGCATCGGCGCGGCTTTCGGCGCAAACACCTTCGGCCCGACCGCGCACTTCGCCACTGCCATTGGCGAGGGGGCCATATTCGTGCTGGCCATCGCGGCGGGACTGCTTGTCCTGAAACGCCGCTGA
- the dut gene encoding dUTP diphosphatase: MTDRIGVRIKRLPHGRDLDLPAYATDGAAGMDVVAAEAVTLKPGQRHAVATGLAVAIPDGYEIQVRPRSGLALKHGISVPNTPGTIDSDYRGELKVIMINHGTEDFPIARGDRIAQLVLAPVTQAEWDEVEELDDTARGSGGFGSTGGHERLH; encoded by the coding sequence ATGACTGATCGCATCGGGGTACGGATCAAGCGCCTGCCCCATGGACGAGATCTCGACCTGCCGGCCTATGCCACCGATGGCGCGGCGGGCATGGATGTGGTGGCGGCCGAGGCCGTCACGTTGAAACCGGGCCAGCGCCATGCAGTGGCTACCGGCCTCGCGGTCGCAATTCCCGATGGCTACGAAATCCAGGTCCGGCCGCGGTCCGGCCTTGCGCTCAAGCACGGCATCTCCGTGCCCAACACGCCCGGCACGATCGACAGCGACTATCGCGGCGAGCTGAAGGTCATCATGATCAATCACGGGACGGAAGACTTCCCCATCGCGCGCGGCGACCGGATCGCGCAGCTCGTGCTGGCACCGGTGACGCAGGCCGAATGGGACGAGGTCGAGGAACTGGACGATACCGCGCGCGGCTCCGGCGGGTTCGGTTCGACCGGCGGGCACGAGCGCCTGCACTGA
- a CDS encoding bifunctional phosphopantothenoylcysteine decarboxylase/phosphopantothenate synthase, whose product MHSPIRAHAGASQASERDADVSGPHILLVIGGGIAAYKSCELVRMIRKAGGKVTCVLTDGGQQFVTPMALAALSENKVYTSLFDLKDEVEMGHIQLSREADLVVVCPATADLLAKMAAGIADDLATTLILATDKPVLTVPAMNVRMWEHSATQRNADWLRQAGVAVMDPDEGAMACGEFGPGRLPEPAVILARIAEELDLDIDVPELPAPAAAQLAAPVEDDVPEEPEAEGDIFEALEPEAEEEVEQSGGGLGGLLSMIIPRSTKQRTHEEIEEEFAAEPEDEPVAEEEDLLEDIPEEEIAFDPSAASSLLASKGGASAAPPIDAQALNHTVARQDMRSAPQPLEAKGESVSVSFDESPLAGQAAFDPDPEHRPLYGKHVLVTAGPTREPIDPVRYIANRSSGKQGFAIAAMAAAAGARVTLVTGPVHLPTPIGVDRVDVETAEDMAEEVRRALPADAAFMVAAVADWKSRSVATEKMKKRGSAPPALILAENPDILASVAAGRKRPPLLVGFAAETENVVENAKSKRKRKGADWIIANNVSFSEGESVMGGDMNQVHVVTSSGVESLPEMPKEEVARELVRMAAEALNSEGDEDND is encoded by the coding sequence ATGCATTCGCCGATCCGCGCCCACGCAGGTGCGAGCCAAGCCAGCGAGCGGGATGCCGACGTGAGCGGCCCGCACATCCTACTCGTGATCGGGGGCGGTATCGCCGCCTACAAATCCTGCGAACTGGTGCGCATGATCCGCAAGGCGGGCGGCAAGGTGACCTGCGTGCTGACCGATGGCGGCCAGCAATTCGTCACTCCCATGGCGCTCGCCGCGCTGAGCGAGAACAAGGTCTATACCTCGCTGTTCGATCTCAAGGACGAGGTCGAGATGGGCCATATCCAGCTGAGCCGCGAGGCCGACCTGGTGGTGGTATGCCCGGCGACGGCCGATTTGCTCGCCAAAATGGCCGCCGGCATCGCCGACGATCTGGCAACCACCCTGATCCTCGCCACCGACAAGCCGGTGCTGACCGTGCCGGCAATGAACGTACGGATGTGGGAGCATTCGGCGACCCAGCGCAATGCCGACTGGCTCCGCCAGGCCGGTGTCGCGGTGATGGACCCGGACGAGGGCGCGATGGCCTGCGGCGAATTCGGCCCGGGTCGCTTGCCGGAGCCTGCCGTGATCCTCGCGCGGATCGCGGAGGAGCTCGACCTCGATATCGACGTGCCCGAACTGCCCGCGCCGGCCGCTGCGCAGCTTGCCGCGCCCGTTGAAGACGACGTTCCGGAAGAGCCCGAGGCAGAGGGAGATATCTTCGAGGCGCTCGAGCCCGAAGCCGAAGAGGAAGTCGAACAGAGCGGCGGCGGCCTTGGCGGGCTGCTGTCCATGATCATCCCGCGCAGCACCAAACAGCGCACTCACGAGGAAATCGAGGAAGAATTCGCAGCGGAGCCGGAGGATGAACCGGTCGCCGAAGAGGAAGACCTCCTCGAAGATATCCCGGAAGAAGAAATCGCTTTCGATCCGAGCGCCGCGTCCTCGCTGCTCGCTAGCAAGGGCGGGGCTTCGGCCGCGCCGCCGATCGACGCACAGGCGCTCAACCATACCGTTGCCAGGCAGGACATGCGTTCGGCCCCGCAGCCGCTCGAAGCGAAGGGCGAGAGCGTTTCGGTCAGCTTCGACGAATCGCCGTTGGCCGGTCAGGCCGCCTTCGATCCCGATCCCGAACACCGCCCGCTCTACGGCAAGCACGTGCTCGTCACCGCCGGCCCGACGCGCGAGCCGATCGATCCGGTGCGCTATATCGCCAACCGGTCGAGCGGGAAGCAGGGCTTCGCGATTGCTGCCATGGCCGCCGCCGCGGGTGCGCGCGTCACGCTGGTGACCGGCCCGGTGCACCTGCCGACGCCTATCGGTGTGGACCGCGTGGACGTCGAAACCGCCGAGGATATGGCCGAGGAAGTGCGCCGCGCCCTGCCTGCGGATGCCGCCTTCATGGTGGCCGCCGTGGCCGACTGGAAGAGCCGCAGCGTCGCGACCGAGAAGATGAAGAAGCGCGGCAGCGCGCCGCCCGCGCTGATCCTCGCCGAGAACCCCGATATCCTCGCCAGCGTGGCCGCCGGGCGCAAGCGTCCGCCGCTGCTGGTCGGTTTCGCCGCCGAGACCGAGAACGTGGTCGAGAACGCCAAGTCCAAGCGCAAGCGCAAGGGCGCCGACTGGATCATCGCCAACAATGTCAGCTTCTCCGAAGGCGAAAGCGTGATGGGCGGCGACATGAACCAGGTCCATGTCGTCACCTCCAGCGGTGTGGAAAGCCTGCCCGAAATGCCCAAGGAAGAGGTTGCGCGCGAGCTTGTGCGCATGGCAGCAGAAGCCCTCAATTCAGAGGGTGACGAGGATAATGACTGA